Proteins from a genomic interval of Deltaproteobacteria bacterium:
- the araD gene encoding L-ribulose-5-phosphate 4-epimerase AraD, whose amino-acid sequence MSIINEVVRINQELIQSGLVVLTWGNASAIEPDRKHIYIKPSGVSFKDLTPEKIVKVNLEGGFVGQYKPSVDTPTHLELYKGSNEIGAVIHTHSPYATAFAQAKMPIPILGTTHADYFKSDVPVIGNFTDNEINENYEVSIGQRIIAYFQEKKVNMLEIPAALIESHGVFAWGKNIQQAYENSYIVEQVARLAFKTLLLSKGESKPNSQLFIKHFERKHGKSKYYGQSNV is encoded by the coding sequence ATGTCTATTATAAATGAAGTTGTAAGAATTAACCAAGAGCTTATTCAATCCGGTTTAGTTGTTTTAACTTGGGGAAATGCAAGCGCAATTGAACCAGATAGAAAACATATCTACATTAAGCCCTCTGGTGTATCTTTTAAAGATCTTACTCCAGAAAAAATTGTAAAAGTAAATTTGGAAGGTGGTTTTGTTGGTCAGTATAAGCCTTCTGTGGATACACCCACTCATTTGGAGTTGTATAAAGGTTCCAATGAAATTGGAGCCGTTATTCATACTCATTCGCCTTATGCTACTGCATTTGCTCAGGCGAAAATGCCTATTCCAATTTTAGGTACAACTCATGCGGATTATTTTAAAAGTGATGTTCCAGTGATTGGAAATTTTACTGATAATGAGATTAATGAAAATTATGAGGTAAGTATTGGTCAGAGAATTATAGCTTATTTTCAGGAAAAAAAAGTAAATATGCTTGAAATCCCTGCTGCCCTCATTGAAAGTCATGGGGTATTTGCTTGGGGAAAGAATATACAACAAGCTTATGAAAACTCGTATATAGTAGAGCAAGTAGCTCGTTTGGCATTTAAGACGCTGTTACTAAGTAAGGGCGAAAGTAAGCCCAATTCTCAACTGTTTATAAAACACTTTGAAAGAAAGCATGGAAAATCAAAATATTATGGCCAATCCAATGTCTGA
- a CDS encoding glycosyltransferase family 2 protein produces MQTSNESNLELSIVLPCLNEVMTLAPCIEKAKIALQKNKIQGEIIIADNGSTDGSQKLARQLGAKVVDVKQKGYGAALMGGIAVANGSLIIMGDADDSYDFSSIYPIVEELRKGNQLVMGCRMPRGGGKIMPGAMPWKHRWIGNPILSTIGRIFFKSNVVDFHCGLRGFHKSAFDEMNLKTTGMEFASEMVIKATLLKMKISQTPITLYKDGRDRPPHLRSWRDGWRHLRFMLLFSPKWLFLTPGILLVIIGLFLTLLLLKSPIHLGEVVLDTNTLLFSSISMIIGFQLIYFSFFTKIFTKSVGLLPNEVNTKYIDIFSNLEIGILTGLSFVVIGFALLVKSILYWKHYKFGIISYPDSLRMVIPAAMMLALGFQIIFGSFFINVLKLPHK; encoded by the coding sequence ATGCAGACATCAAATGAATCAAATTTAGAATTATCGATTGTGTTGCCTTGTTTGAACGAGGTCATGACTCTGGCTCCTTGTATAGAAAAGGCCAAAATTGCTTTACAAAAAAATAAAATTCAAGGTGAAATTATCATTGCAGACAATGGTAGTACTGATGGGTCTCAAAAACTCGCCAGACAATTAGGTGCAAAAGTTGTTGATGTTAAACAAAAAGGGTATGGCGCAGCACTTATGGGTGGTATCGCTGTTGCCAATGGATCTTTAATTATCATGGGAGATGCGGATGACAGTTATGATTTTAGTTCTATCTACCCTATCGTGGAAGAGTTAAGAAAAGGGAATCAGTTGGTAATGGGGTGTCGTATGCCAAGAGGCGGTGGAAAAATAATGCCGGGTGCTATGCCTTGGAAACACAGATGGATTGGAAATCCTATTTTGAGTACAATTGGTAGAATTTTTTTCAAATCTAATGTTGTCGATTTTCATTGTGGGCTTAGAGGTTTTCATAAATCTGCATTTGATGAAATGAATTTAAAAACAACAGGTATGGAATTTGCTTCTGAAATGGTTATTAAAGCTACTCTTTTAAAAATGAAAATCTCTCAAACTCCAATTACTTTGTATAAGGATGGTAGAGATAGACCCCCTCATCTTAGAAGTTGGAGAGATGGGTGGAGGCATTTAAGATTTATGTTACTTTTCAGTCCGAAGTGGCTTTTTTTAACTCCAGGAATTTTACTTGTTATTATAGGGCTGTTTTTAACATTATTGTTATTAAAGAGCCCAATACATTTAGGTGAAGTTGTTTTGGATACTAATACTCTTCTCTTTTCATCTATCTCTATGATTATCGGTTTTCAACTTATCTATTTTTCATTTTTTACAAAAATTTTTACTAAATCTGTCGGCCTACTGCCTAATGAAGTTAATACTAAATATATCGATATTTTTTCAAATCTTGAAATAGGAATTTTAACTGGATTGTCTTTTGTGGTAATTGGATTTGCACTGTTAGTTAAAAGTATACTTTATTGGAAGCATTATAAGTTTGGGATTATTTCATATCCAGACAGTCTTCGAATGGTAATTCCTGCGGCAATGATGTTGGCACTCGGTTTTCAAATTATATTTGGTAGTTTCTTTATTAATGTATTAAAATTGCCGCATAAATAA
- a CDS encoding phosphoheptose isomerase, translated as MAQLKTFLFDIDGTICSQCEGDYENLTPFKDAIELINKLYEKGHKINFYTSRFMGRNNNDIIKVYKEGYSLTLNQLKAWGVKFHELYMGKPRCDIMIDDKALFFSKNWKAQLE; from the coding sequence ATGGCTCAGTTAAAGACATTCCTATTTGATATTGATGGCACAATATGTTCTCAATGTGAGGGGGATTACGAAAATTTGACTCCTTTTAAAGACGCTATTGAGTTAATCAATAAACTTTATGAGAAAGGTCATAAAATAAATTTCTATACATCGCGATTTATGGGTAGAAATAATAATGATATTATAAAGGTGTATAAAGAGGGGTATAGTTTAACTTTAAATCAATTAAAAGCTTGGGGTGTTAAATTTCATGAATTATATATGGGAAAACCTCGATGCGATATTATGATTGATGATAAGGCTTTGTTTTTTTCTAAAAATTGGAAGGCCCAATTAGAGTAA
- a CDS encoding class I SAM-dependent methyltransferase, with protein sequence MIQNTSKIIDNERFFKKYTSTAMLVDTNEESLTEWSRGYFEKFLLPHLPHDKKSKIIEIGCGYGRYLKALKENGFTELLGIDISEEQVVYAKEKLGLDDIFLADAFSFLEDKTSVYDTIIACDILEHIDLEDSINLLRACFVALKTGGVLLIQVPNAICPISVHTYGDITHKRAYTLSSLRQSLLLSGFSPNFSFFELPPYVHGPISMIRRLLWNFLVKPCIKAYMLIANGDSMGGIYSANLLCVVKK encoded by the coding sequence ATGATCCAAAATACATCTAAAATAATTGATAATGAGAGATTTTTCAAAAAGTATACTTCGACTGCAATGTTGGTTGATACTAATGAAGAGTCGTTAACTGAGTGGAGTCGGGGATATTTTGAAAAGTTTCTTCTACCTCATTTGCCTCATGATAAGAAATCCAAAATTATAGAGATAGGCTGTGGATACGGGAGGTATTTAAAGGCATTAAAGGAAAATGGGTTTACCGAATTGTTAGGTATAGATATAAGTGAAGAGCAAGTTGTATATGCTAAGGAGAAGTTAGGATTGGACGATATTTTTTTAGCGGATGCTTTTTCATTTTTAGAAGATAAAACGTCTGTTTACGATACAATTATTGCTTGTGATATTCTCGAACATATAGATCTGGAGGATTCAATAAATCTATTACGTGCTTGTTTTGTAGCGTTGAAAACCGGAGGAGTGCTGCTGATACAGGTTCCGAATGCTATATGTCCTATATCAGTACATACCTATGGTGATATTACCCATAAGCGTGCGTATACACTGTCTAGTTTAAGACAAAGTTTGTTGTTATCAGGATTTAGTCCCAATTTTTCATTTTTTGAGTTGCCCCCATATGTTCATGGACCAATCAGTATGATAAGAAGACTGTTGTGGAATTTTTTGGTTAAGCCGTGCATTAAAGCCTATATGTTGATTGCCAACGGAGATAGTATGGGGGGGATATACTCAGCTAATTTACTTTGTGTGGTAAAGAAATGA
- a CDS encoding glycosyltransferase family 2 protein: MNSNPEILLSICIPTYNRAFMLRECLDSVIESIKDFESEIEIIISDNASMDGTDKMVRAYLISFPFITYYRNEENIGAERNVRSLTKRVAGKYIWILGDDDKVTKNAIGIIMQYIKLNYDLVINNYSVWSKDFSKLIKNFFFRIQSEETFSNPNDILSKFGIHLGYVSSLVFKKSCFIKRPDKEYDFFLDYGYPQVYAAYYGLFPKCNVIYNPIPVVCNRGNNSGGYDWYKYNVIGMSLILNKLKYIGYTLKAVNKAQCRIIKEFVVHDILVKIRDNKSTNGLFVLMFPYYKKYFIFWGVCVPLLLIPKAPISFIYKFIKSRVVKIK; this comes from the coding sequence ATGAACTCTAATCCAGAAATTTTGTTGTCTATATGTATCCCTACCTACAATAGAGCATTTATGTTAAGGGAATGTTTAGATAGTGTAATAGAATCTATAAAAGACTTTGAATCGGAAATAGAAATCATTATTTCCGATAATGCTAGTATGGATGGAACAGATAAAATGGTAAGGGCTTATTTAATTTCATTTCCTTTCATTACTTACTACAGGAATGAAGAAAATATAGGTGCCGAAAGAAATGTACGCTCTCTAACAAAAAGAGTTGCAGGTAAATATATTTGGATTTTAGGGGATGATGATAAAGTTACCAAAAACGCCATTGGCATAATTATGCAATATATAAAACTCAATTATGATCTAGTGATAAATAACTATTCTGTTTGGTCAAAAGATTTTTCGAAATTAATAAAGAATTTTTTTTTTAGGATACAATCTGAGGAAACGTTCAGCAATCCTAACGATATTTTATCAAAATTTGGTATACATTTAGGTTATGTGTCTTCACTTGTTTTTAAAAAGTCTTGTTTTATTAAGCGCCCAGATAAAGAGTACGATTTTTTTCTGGACTATGGATATCCACAGGTTTATGCGGCTTACTATGGTCTCTTTCCAAAATGTAATGTGATTTATAATCCTATTCCTGTGGTTTGCAATAGAGGGAACAACTCAGGGGGGTACGATTGGTATAAATACAATGTAATAGGAATGTCGCTGATTCTAAATAAGCTTAAATATATAGGATATACCTTAAAAGCAGTTAATAAAGCTCAATGTAGAATTATTAAAGAGTTTGTTGTTCACGATATTCTCGTAAAAATAAGAGATAACAAGAGCACTAATGGATTATTTGTACTTATGTTTCCTTATTATAAAAAATATTTTATTTTTTGGGGAGTTTGCGTGCCTTTATTATTAATCCCAAAGGCTCCAATAAGCTTTATTTATAAGTTTATTAAATCTCGTGTTGTGAAGATTAAATAA
- a CDS encoding glycosyltransferase family 9 protein, translating into MIGSRKTSPLSGKFLVRNRILYFLLIFTNYLFKIKILKKSKQSPRLNYFNAALICNISHLGDVVIATSIIPIIKKNYPNAKIGFLVGSWAKQIIEHNPQVDWIHTFDHWKLNRSSKNLFEKIKQYYFSRKKALSEIRSIHYDVAIDLYYYFPNSIPLIWKANIPIRTGYSSGGFKNLLTHSLDWKEKNQPVAQYHIDLLEFTFSKKLDVEKLRPSLKVSYEDLNYLLKKLKVCGFEANAYIVFHIGSGASIKEWPLTKWSQLINLFKDQKYTILFTGAGARENINIQKAIEGFSNCLNLCNQFNWQEFVSAVYLADLVICADSVIAHIASAFDKPCVIIGHGITNVFQWRPPSDKNMFISYPTPCSPCYLSKGCLEMECVQNIDVYKVYEASLNLL; encoded by the coding sequence ATGATAGGTAGTCGAAAAACATCTCCTTTAAGTGGGAAGTTTTTAGTAAGAAACCGTATTCTTTATTTCCTCCTTATTTTTACTAATTATCTTTTTAAAATTAAAATCCTAAAAAAGTCAAAGCAAAGCCCAAGGTTAAATTATTTTAACGCTGCTCTTATCTGTAATATTTCTCATCTTGGTGATGTTGTTATTGCCACTTCTATTATTCCAATAATTAAAAAAAACTATCCTAATGCAAAGATAGGTTTTCTAGTAGGAAGCTGGGCTAAACAAATAATCGAGCATAATCCTCAAGTCGATTGGATTCATACTTTTGATCATTGGAAGCTAAATCGATCCTCAAAGAATTTATTTGAAAAAATAAAACAATATTATTTTAGTCGTAAAAAAGCTCTGAGTGAAATTCGGTCAATTCATTATGATGTCGCAATTGATCTGTATTATTATTTCCCAAATTCAATCCCTCTAATTTGGAAAGCAAATATTCCTATTCGCACAGGATACTCGAGTGGAGGATTTAAAAACCTTCTTACTCACTCCCTCGACTGGAAAGAAAAAAATCAGCCTGTCGCACAATATCATATTGATTTATTAGAATTCACTTTTTCAAAAAAACTGGATGTTGAAAAATTAAGGCCTTCTCTAAAAGTAAGCTATGAAGATTTAAATTATTTGTTAAAAAAACTAAAGGTATGTGGATTTGAGGCAAATGCCTATATAGTTTTTCATATTGGTTCTGGTGCAAGTATTAAAGAGTGGCCACTGACAAAATGGAGTCAGTTGATAAATCTTTTTAAAGATCAGAAATATACCATTCTTTTTACAGGGGCTGGAGCGAGAGAAAATATCAATATTCAGAAAGCAATTGAGGGTTTTTCTAATTGTTTAAACCTGTGCAATCAATTCAATTGGCAAGAGTTTGTTTCAGCGGTTTATCTTGCAGACCTTGTGATTTGTGCTGATTCTGTAATAGCCCATATAGCTTCGGCTTTTGATAAGCCATGTGTGATTATTGGTCATGGTATTACTAATGTTTTTCAATGGAGACCCCCTTCCGATAAAAATATGTTCATTTCTTATCCTACACCTTGCAGCCCTTGCTATCTAAGTAAAGGATGTCTTGAGATGGAATGTGTTCAAAATATTGATGTTTATAAGGTCTATGAAGCTTCTTTAAATCTGCTTTAA
- a CDS encoding transketolase, translating into MLTNNSLILSKKIRKKTLEMVHKSKASHVGSCFSMADIISVLYTTVLRISPADIKNKNRDRFILSKGHAAAIMYALLGELDFFPKEELDTYCEDGSRLMGHISHYVPGVEVSTGSLGHGLPIACGMALAGKADSLDYRVFTLVSDGELDEGSNWEAILFAPHQKLDNLILIVDYNKIQSFGTVKDVLDLEPLKSKFESFGWVVKEIDGHSHKEIEDVFKLIPFNKGKPSVVIAHTVKGKGVSFMEDKLEWHYKSPNIEQLEKALKELDLQ; encoded by the coding sequence ATGCTAACTAATAATTCGTTAATCTTATCTAAAAAAATAAGAAAAAAAACTCTTGAAATGGTTCATAAATCAAAGGCTTCTCATGTGGGAAGTTGTTTCTCTATGGCTGATATTATTTCAGTGTTGTACACTACAGTTCTTAGAATCTCGCCTGCTGATATAAAAAATAAAAATCGTGATAGATTTATTTTAAGTAAAGGACATGCTGCAGCAATTATGTATGCCTTGCTTGGTGAGTTAGATTTCTTTCCAAAAGAGGAGCTTGATACTTACTGTGAAGATGGCTCTAGGTTAATGGGTCATATCAGCCACTATGTGCCTGGAGTAGAGGTCTCAACTGGCTCATTAGGTCATGGATTACCTATTGCGTGTGGTATGGCTCTAGCTGGAAAGGCAGATTCTTTAGATTATCGTGTTTTCACTTTAGTCAGTGATGGAGAGTTGGACGAAGGATCAAATTGGGAAGCTATTCTTTTTGCTCCTCATCAAAAGTTGGATAACCTCATTTTAATTGTTGATTATAATAAGATACAAAGCTTTGGTACTGTGAAAGACGTCTTAGACTTAGAGCCATTAAAATCCAAGTTTGAGTCTTTTGGTTGGGTAGTGAAAGAAATTGATGGTCATTCTCATAAAGAAATTGAAGATGTTTTTAAGTTAATTCCCTTTAATAAAGGTAAGCCCAGCGTAGTAATTGCTCATACAGTTAAAGGTAAAGGAGTTAGTTTCATGGAGGATAAGCTGGAGTGGCATTATAAATCACCTAATATTGAGCAATTAGAAAAAGCATTAAAGGAGCTAGATTTGCAGTGA
- a CDS encoding NAD(P)-dependent oxidoreductase, which produces MRMLITGGTGFIGSYLVKLLCKNKHELLLVAGPNSDFWRIGACLDKIKVLTCDYFSIENLEQEIFKFKPEVLFHLGWSGVANNSRNDFAQVTSNLKSTFDLLSICHKADCKRWVILGSQAEYGPLNRIAKEEDLTSPTTLYGTVKLSVQLIASQLSKLCNSKLVWVRVFSTYGPMDHEYWMLPSVINQLLNKKIPKLTLGEQLWDYLYVEDAVEAIYQLGINQKAEGVFNLGSGKVQSIKNIVEMISVYIDKNIKLKFGEVPYREDQVMHLQADITKIKSTINWYPKTKLEYGIKKTVDWYRGKLNAN; this is translated from the coding sequence ATGAGAATGTTGATCACTGGCGGAACAGGATTCATTGGTTCATATTTGGTAAAATTACTCTGCAAAAATAAACATGAGTTATTATTAGTAGCTGGTCCGAATTCTGATTTTTGGAGAATTGGTGCGTGTTTAGATAAAATTAAAGTACTCACTTGTGATTACTTCTCTATAGAAAATCTTGAACAAGAAATTTTTAAATTTAAACCAGAAGTGTTATTTCATCTAGGTTGGTCAGGTGTTGCCAATAATTCAAGAAATGACTTTGCTCAAGTAACTTCAAATCTAAAGAGTACTTTCGACTTACTCTCTATTTGTCATAAAGCAGATTGTAAAAGATGGGTTATTTTAGGTTCTCAAGCAGAATATGGTCCTTTAAATAGAATAGCAAAAGAAGAGGATTTGACCTCCCCTACAACTCTGTATGGTACAGTTAAATTATCTGTTCAGTTAATTGCTTCTCAATTATCTAAATTGTGTAATTCAAAACTAGTATGGGTCAGAGTGTTTTCAACTTATGGTCCTATGGATCATGAGTATTGGATGTTGCCTTCAGTTATAAATCAGCTTTTAAATAAAAAAATTCCTAAGCTTACTTTGGGTGAACAGCTGTGGGATTATTTGTATGTTGAAGATGCTGTTGAGGCAATTTATCAATTAGGTATTAATCAAAAAGCTGAAGGTGTTTTTAATTTGGGTTCAGGTAAAGTGCAGAGTATAAAAAATATTGTCGAAATGATTTCGGTATATATTGATAAAAATATAAAGCTTAAATTTGGAGAAGTTCCCTATCGTGAAGATCAAGTAATGCATCTGCAAGCAGATATTACAAAAATAAAATCAACCATTAATTGGTATCCAAAAACAAAATTAGAATATGGTATAAAAAAGACGGTGGATTGGTATAGAGGAAAGCTTAATGCTAACTAA
- a CDS encoding fructose-6-phosphate aldolase (similar to novel fructose-6-phosphate aldolase from Escherichia coli; enzyme from Methanocaldococcus janaschii shows transaldolase activity), protein MKLFIDTANLSEIEDSLKKGIVSGITTNPSIISKEPKSDFLGHIKKIISLTKKYNDGLPISVEVFATKPSEMISQGLEFYEKLDYKNIAIKVPIGWDELEVISELSKKGIPVNCTCCFSESQMMLAALAGAKYVSLFYNRLLDVSGYPLNVIEKVATFLNQSKLNCEIIVGSIRREEDIVSSWNKGAHIVTAGYKIVSKMCAHPQTTASVNQFISDFQSWLS, encoded by the coding sequence ATGAAATTATTTATCGATACAGCAAATCTTAGTGAAATTGAGGATTCTTTAAAAAAAGGGATCGTGTCGGGTATTACAACTAATCCATCTATTATTTCAAAAGAACCTAAGTCTGATTTTTTAGGGCATATTAAAAAAATAATCTCTCTCACAAAAAAATATAATGATGGTTTACCTATTAGTGTTGAAGTGTTTGCTACCAAGCCTTCTGAAATGATATCACAAGGGTTAGAATTTTATGAAAAGCTGGACTACAAAAATATTGCTATCAAAGTTCCTATTGGCTGGGATGAACTTGAAGTAATATCAGAGCTATCAAAAAAAGGGATTCCAGTAAATTGCACTTGTTGCTTCTCGGAATCTCAAATGATGCTGGCTGCATTGGCGGGAGCAAAATATGTATCTTTGTTTTATAATCGTCTGCTCGATGTAAGTGGGTACCCTTTGAATGTGATAGAAAAGGTGGCAACTTTTTTAAATCAATCTAAATTAAATTGTGAAATCATTGTGGGAAGTATACGAAGGGAAGAAGATATCGTAAGTTCTTGGAATAAAGGCGCGCACATAGTTACGGCCGGTTACAAAATTGTTTCTAAAATGTGTGCACATCCCCAAACAACCGCCTCGGTAAACCAATTTATTTCTGATTTTCAATCATGGCTCAGTTAA
- the rpiB gene encoding ribose 5-phosphate isomerase B: MSNEEKNIVIASDHNGIELKKIIHSYLKEKSYNCIDLGPYDINKKVDYTDYASQLGQIVNKRDVSKGILVCGTGVGMSIMANRFPNVRAALIHNLESAPKCREHNDSNVLCLGAWITSLEVTTQIVDMWLDTPFGEGRHVKRVERISYHRPGKIVFTNGVFDVLHTGHIELIKFAKSLGSKLIVGINSDRAVKELKGPSRPINSEGDRKKLLESIQEVDEVIIFDDVKTKNIIEQILPDVVVKGGEWTAQEVKIRDAIPEQVEVKIFPFIEGYSTTQTLKKIKEKETWEKL, translated from the coding sequence ATGAGCAATGAAGAAAAAAATATTGTTATCGCCTCAGACCATAATGGTATTGAGCTAAAAAAAATAATCCATTCTTATCTTAAAGAAAAATCATACAATTGCATCGATTTAGGTCCTTACGACATTAATAAAAAAGTAGATTATACGGATTACGCCAGTCAACTTGGTCAAATTGTCAATAAAAGGGATGTGAGTAAAGGGATACTTGTTTGTGGTACCGGGGTTGGGATGAGTATAATGGCAAATCGTTTCCCTAATGTAAGAGCTGCTCTCATCCATAATTTGGAAAGTGCTCCCAAGTGTAGAGAACATAATGATTCGAATGTGTTGTGTCTAGGTGCTTGGATTACTTCGCTGGAAGTTACAACTCAGATTGTGGATATGTGGTTAGATACACCCTTTGGTGAAGGTCGCCATGTAAAAAGGGTAGAGAGAATAAGTTATCACAGACCTGGTAAAATTGTATTTACCAATGGTGTGTTTGACGTTCTTCATACGGGACATATAGAGCTAATAAAATTTGCAAAAAGCTTAGGGTCAAAATTAATTGTGGGTATAAATTCCGATAGAGCAGTGAAGGAGTTGAAGGGACCAAGTCGACCTATTAATTCTGAAGGAGATAGAAAAAAGCTTCTGGAGTCTATTCAAGAAGTAGATGAGGTTATTATTTTTGATGATGTTAAAACAAAAAATATTATCGAACAAATATTGCCTGATGTAGTGGTAAAAGGTGGAGAGTGGACTGCTCAGGAAGTGAAAATAAGAGATGCGATTCCCGAACAGGTTGAAGTAAAAATTTTCCCTTTTATTGAGGGATATTCTACTACTCAGACTCTGAAAAAAATTAAAGAAAAAGAGACATGGGAAAAGTTATAA
- a CDS encoding class I SAM-dependent methyltransferase, with protein sequence MGLLYPSLRMILREYKKRPFESVLTLGRQNIYVSTSEVLKAFQKESLSPIFGDNSILFRKPIGCETAQLDERYFFDLLGVKNVMSMDVSDMEGAELIQDLNFPVPPNLYNKFDLIIDGGTSEHVFNIREVFKSISLMLKNGGRVLHFSPTNNMVQHGFYQFSPTLFYDFYGENKFINMQALLFEHSKYDPDTKWTFYEMPWEYYTVIASNNSLGTFFVAEKITDSSSDKIPTQKFYTTAFTGEIQSSAKGRILKKMKSSTPKFLKLALKNVFPFLSPKINKPWGLKKREVM encoded by the coding sequence ATGGGGTTGTTATATCCTAGTTTAAGAATGATATTACGAGAGTATAAAAAGAGACCTTTTGAGAGTGTGCTTACATTAGGTAGGCAAAATATATATGTTTCAACTTCTGAAGTGTTGAAAGCTTTTCAAAAAGAGTCTTTAAGTCCTATTTTTGGTGATAATTCAATTTTATTCAGAAAGCCTATAGGCTGTGAAACTGCTCAGCTTGATGAGAGGTATTTTTTTGATTTATTAGGGGTAAAAAACGTAATGTCTATGGATGTGAGTGATATGGAAGGTGCAGAGTTGATTCAAGATTTGAATTTTCCTGTTCCGCCTAACTTATATAATAAGTTTGATTTAATAATTGATGGAGGTACTTCGGAGCATGTTTTTAATATTAGAGAAGTATTTAAAAGTATAAGTTTGATGTTAAAGAATGGTGGTAGAGTGTTACATTTTTCACCTACTAACAACATGGTTCAGCATGGTTTTTATCAATTTAGCCCAACTTTGTTTTATGATTTTTATGGCGAAAATAAGTTTATAAATATGCAGGCATTATTATTTGAGCATAGTAAATACGATCCAGATACAAAATGGACTTTTTATGAAATGCCCTGGGAATACTATACAGTAATAGCTTCTAATAACTCTCTGGGGACTTTTTTTGTTGCCGAGAAAATTACAGACTCCTCTTCTGATAAAATACCTACACAAAAATTCTACACAACAGCATTTACAGGAGAGATTCAAAGTTCAGCAAAAGGGCGTATATTAAAAAAAATGAAGAGTAGCACTCCTAAATTTTTAAAATTAGCATTGAAAAATGTATTTCCATTTCTATCACCTAAAATAAACAAGCCTTGGGGTTTGAAAAAACGCGAGGTTATGTAA
- a CDS encoding transketolase, protein MRNTFVKTLCELAEHDENIFLLCGDLGFSVLEPFIEKFPSRFINVGVAEQNMTGVAAGLALSGKTVFTYSIANFPVVRCLEQIRNDVCYHNANVKIVSVGGGFTYSTQGYTHHGIEDLALMRVLPNMTVIAPGDPVETQLATEAMVKWNGPCYLRLGKAGEPIVYQDIPDFQIGKIIRVKKGTDVTFITTGGVLDLAMQAVQHLESRKISVEVLSAHTISPLDVDSILQSIIKTKKIITIEEHGEGGLASVVSEVLMQESFYVRFMPIKLDRKVQTIAASQMALRSLYGLSIENIIKVATSIL, encoded by the coding sequence GTGAGAAACACTTTTGTAAAAACATTGTGTGAGTTGGCCGAGCATGATGAAAACATATTCTTGTTATGCGGTGATTTAGGTTTTTCTGTTTTGGAACCATTTATAGAGAAGTTTCCAAGTCGTTTTATTAACGTAGGGGTTGCGGAACAGAATATGACTGGAGTCGCGGCAGGCTTGGCATTGTCTGGTAAAACTGTATTTACTTATTCGATTGCAAATTTTCCTGTAGTTAGATGTTTAGAGCAAATTAGAAATGATGTTTGCTATCATAATGCTAACGTAAAAATAGTCTCGGTAGGAGGTGGTTTTACATATAGCACACAAGGGTATACGCACCATGGAATAGAAGATTTAGCGTTAATGCGTGTATTACCAAATATGACAGTGATTGCTCCGGGTGATCCTGTTGAAACTCAGCTTGCTACTGAAGCAATGGTAAAATGGAATGGCCCGTGTTACTTGCGTTTAGGTAAAGCTGGCGAGCCAATTGTTTATCAAGATATTCCAGACTTTCAAATTGGTAAAATTATAAGAGTAAAAAAAGGAACGGATGTTACATTTATTACTACAGGCGGAGTTCTTGATCTAGCCATGCAAGCTGTACAACACCTTGAAAGTAGAAAAATTTCAGTTGAGGTGCTTAGTGCCCATACTATTTCCCCTCTAGATGTTGATAGTATTTTGCAGTCAATTATTAAAACAAAAAAAATTATAACTATCGAAGAACATGGGGAAGGTGGGTTAGCTTCAGTGGTATCTGAAGTTTTGATGCAGGAGAGCTTTTACGTGCGTTTTATGCCCATTAAATTGGATAGGAAAGTTCAAACAATAGCAGCATCGCAGATGGCCCTTCGATCTTTGTATGGTTTATCAATAGAAAATATCATTAAAGTGGCTACTTCTATTTTGTGA